The Chitinophaga sp. H8 genome contains a region encoding:
- a CDS encoding response regulator has protein sequence MNKLVYVVDDDEIFHFIIKKMLDQEADNVVVTSFLCAEEALEHLTSPTQPLLPSLIILDMNMQRMNGWDFIEAFRDIKPSLQQPIPIIMCSSSIDVRDMQKVQRTPELMAYITKPLDANKMKVIGEFL, from the coding sequence ATGAATAAACTAGTGTATGTTGTAGACGATGATGAAATATTTCATTTCATCATTAAAAAGATGTTAGATCAAGAAGCCGATAATGTGGTGGTTACTTCTTTTTTGTGTGCTGAAGAAGCATTGGAACACTTAACATCTCCAACACAACCCTTGTTGCCCTCTCTGATCATCCTGGACATGAATATGCAACGTATGAATGGCTGGGATTTTATCGAGGCTTTCCGTGATATTAAACCCTCTTTGCAACAACCCATCCCCATTATCATGTGTTCTTCCTCTATCGATGTAAGAGATATGCAAAAAGTACAGCGTACCCCCGAACTCATGGCTTACATTACCAAACCCCTTGACGCAAATAAAATGAAAGTAATCGGGGAATTTCTGTAA
- a CDS encoding ribonuclease H-like domain-containing protein → MLPNIALDQLLLLDIETTPGVQGFGHLPEEMQNLWIEKIAKIVPDSEDGREAYTDRAGLFAEFGKIVCISVGFFYIEDNRYHLRIKSFYNDDERVVLQDFLELVNKFHAKHPRFLFAGHNIREFDIPYICRRAVIQQLSLPPSLQLHGFKPWEVPMLDTLHLWRFGDFKNYTSLKLLTAVMGIPTPKDDIDGSMVGKVYWEEKDLLRIATYCQKDVVAVAQLLLRFKGVPLLKEEEVVIISS, encoded by the coding sequence GTGTTACCTAACATTGCTTTAGACCAATTACTGTTGTTGGATATTGAAACAACTCCCGGTGTTCAAGGCTTTGGGCATCTTCCGGAAGAAATGCAAAATCTCTGGATAGAGAAAATTGCAAAAATTGTGCCCGATTCTGAGGATGGGAGGGAAGCATATACAGACAGGGCAGGACTTTTCGCGGAATTTGGGAAGATCGTATGTATTTCGGTAGGCTTCTTTTACATAGAAGATAACAGGTATCATTTACGTATCAAGTCATTTTACAATGATGATGAAAGGGTTGTATTGCAGGATTTTTTAGAATTGGTGAATAAGTTTCATGCAAAGCACCCCCGTTTTTTATTTGCAGGTCATAATATCCGCGAATTTGATATCCCTTATATTTGCAGGCGTGCTGTTATCCAGCAGTTATCTTTACCACCATCCTTGCAGCTACATGGGTTTAAGCCCTGGGAAGTGCCTATGCTGGACACCCTGCATCTCTGGCGTTTTGGTGATTTCAAGAATTATACTTCCCTGAAACTGCTGACGGCAGTGATGGGGATTCCTACTCCCAAGGATGATATAGATGGCAGTATGGTAGGGAAGGTATATTGGGAGGAAAAGGACCTGTTGCGGATAGCCACTTACTGCCAGAAAGATGTAGTAGCTGTAGCCCAGCTGCTATTGCGGTTTAAAGGAGTGCCCTTACTGAAAGAGGAGGAAGTGGTAATTATCAGCAGTTAG
- a CDS encoding carbonic anhydrase translates to MPGYKQIFENNKAWVASKIATDKDFFENMAREQKPDYLYIGCSDSRVPANEIMGLGGGEVFVHRNVANLVNNTDLSVMASINYAVVQLEVKHIIVCGHYSCGGVKAAMQAEDLGLLNPWLRNIRDVYRLHMVELNAIEDEHQRYDRLVELNVQEQCINIIKTAAVQKSYVAKGYPIVHGWVYDLHQGLLIDLEIDFEGVLHEIQKIYDLTGRGLKNQ, encoded by the coding sequence ATGCCTGGATATAAACAAATATTCGAAAACAATAAAGCATGGGTAGCCTCAAAAATCGCAACTGATAAAGATTTTTTTGAGAACATGGCCAGGGAACAAAAACCGGATTATCTCTATATAGGCTGTAGCGATAGCCGGGTACCGGCTAATGAAATCATGGGCCTGGGTGGTGGAGAAGTATTTGTACACCGCAATGTAGCCAACCTGGTAAATAATACCGACCTCAGTGTAATGGCTTCTATCAACTATGCCGTAGTACAGCTGGAAGTGAAGCATATCATTGTATGCGGGCATTATTCCTGTGGCGGTGTAAAAGCAGCCATGCAGGCAGAAGACCTCGGCTTACTCAATCCCTGGCTCCGGAATATCCGGGATGTATACCGCCTCCATATGGTAGAACTGAATGCTATAGAGGATGAACATCAACGCTATGACCGCCTGGTGGAACTGAATGTACAGGAGCAATGTATCAATATTATCAAAACGGCGGCAGTGCAAAAGTCCTACGTGGCAAAAGGCTATCCGATCGTTCACGGATGGGTATATGACCTGCACCAGGGATTACTGATAGATCTCGAAATCGATTTTGAAGGCGTACTGCACGAAATCCAGAAAATATATGACCTTACCGGCCGCGGGCTTAAAAACCAATAA
- a CDS encoding ABC-F family ATP-binding cassette domain-containing protein produces MISVKNVTLSFGKRVLFDEVNLNFLKGNCYGVIGANGAGKSTFLKILSGEIEPNKGTVEITAGERMSVLKQNHFEFDEVTVLNTVLMGNKKLWEVGKERDAIYAKEDFTEADGMRAGELEAEYGEMGGYTAESDAGVLLGDLGVKEEMHQILMKDISGSLKVRVLLAQALFGNPDILLLDEPTNDLDVETIGWLENFLGDYENIVIVVSHDRHFLDAVCTHVADVDRSKIQIFTGNYSFWYESSQLMARQLSDKNKKMEEKRKDLLDFIARFSANASKSKQATSRKKALEKLVVEDIQPSNRKYPGIIFKQLREVGNQILNVEKLEKSNEGRKLFTDISFSVNKGDKIAFLSRDHMALTTFFEVINGEVDADSGKLEWGTTVTKAYLPNDNAQFFEDKTLHLMDWLRQYVPPHVTDVDEPFLRGFLGKMLFSGDDIMKKTAVLSGGEKVRCMVSRMMLQDPNVLVLDEPTNHLDLESIQAFNESMINFKGVVLFTTHDHTFMQSVANRIIEITPKGVIDRLMTFDEYLADDRVKALREEYYGEGVPA; encoded by the coding sequence ATGATCAGTGTAAAAAACGTAACGCTCTCTTTCGGTAAAAGGGTATTATTTGACGAAGTAAACCTCAATTTCCTCAAAGGAAATTGTTACGGTGTAATTGGTGCAAATGGGGCAGGTAAATCTACCTTCCTGAAAATTTTGTCCGGCGAAATAGAGCCGAACAAGGGAACTGTAGAGATTACAGCAGGAGAGCGCATGAGCGTATTGAAGCAGAACCACTTTGAATTTGACGAAGTTACGGTATTGAATACGGTATTGATGGGTAATAAGAAGCTCTGGGAAGTGGGTAAGGAAAGGGATGCTATCTATGCCAAGGAAGATTTTACCGAAGCAGATGGTATGCGTGCAGGAGAACTGGAAGCAGAGTATGGAGAGATGGGTGGATATACCGCAGAGAGTGATGCCGGCGTATTGTTGGGGGATCTGGGAGTAAAGGAAGAAATGCACCAGATATTGATGAAAGATATCAGTGGTAGCTTGAAAGTACGGGTATTGCTGGCGCAGGCATTATTTGGAAACCCGGATATCCTGTTGCTGGATGAGCCTACGAATGACCTGGATGTGGAAACGATTGGCTGGCTGGAGAACTTCCTGGGCGACTATGAAAATATTGTAATTGTTGTATCACACGACCGTCACTTCCTGGATGCTGTATGTACGCACGTAGCGGATGTGGACCGTAGCAAGATTCAGATCTTTACCGGTAACTATTCCTTCTGGTACGAGTCTTCTCAGTTAATGGCCCGTCAGCTTTCCGACAAGAACAAGAAGATGGAAGAGAAACGTAAAGATTTGCTGGACTTTATTGCGCGTTTTAGCGCCAATGCGTCCAAAAGCAAACAAGCTACTTCCCGTAAGAAAGCATTGGAAAAACTGGTGGTGGAAGACATTCAGCCATCAAACCGTAAATATCCGGGGATTATCTTCAAGCAGCTGCGTGAAGTGGGTAACCAGATTCTGAATGTGGAAAAACTGGAGAAATCCAATGAGGGCCGCAAATTGTTTACAGATATCAGCTTTTCTGTAAACAAAGGTGATAAAATCGCTTTCCTGTCCAGGGATCATATGGCGCTGACCACCTTCTTTGAAGTGATTAATGGGGAAGTAGATGCAGACAGTGGAAAGCTGGAATGGGGTACTACCGTAACGAAGGCTTACCTGCCAAACGATAATGCACAATTCTTTGAAGATAAAACCCTGCACCTGATGGATTGGCTGCGGCAGTATGTGCCCCCACACGTTACAGATGTGGATGAGCCTTTCCTGCGTGGTTTCCTGGGCAAAATGCTGTTTAGCGGGGATGATATCATGAAGAAGACCGCTGTATTGAGCGGAGGAGAGAAAGTACGTTGTATGGTAAGCCGTATGATGTTGCAGGACCCGAATGTATTAGTGCTGGATGAGCCTACCAACCACCTGGACCTGGAGTCCATTCAGGCTTTCAACGAAAGTATGATCAACTTTAAAGGCGTGGTATTGTTTACAACGCATGACCATACCTTTATGCAATCCGTAGCGAATCGTATTATAGAAATAACACCTAAAGGCGTAATTGACAGGCTGATGACGTTTGATGAGTATCTGGCGGATGACCGTGTAAAAGCGCTGCGTGAAGAATATTATGGAGAGGGTGTACCAGCATAA
- the holA gene encoding DNA polymerase III subunit delta gives MDYQDIIKDWKQKKFRPLYWLEGEEDFFIDQVSSYAEHHLLDEAEKGFNLTILYGKDADWSTVINACRRYPMFAERQVVVLKEAQAMRDILKLEAYIENPLSSTVFVVAYKQGKVDGRSKLAKLIKEKGVMLSTKKMYDNQLPAWVESYVSSKGLAITQKGCILLVDHIGNDLSRIANEIDKVLVNLPEKKKIDESDIEKYVGISKEYNVFELQNATGQKDFAKVIRIIQYFSANPKAAPIQMVIPALYNFFSKINLIFGVKGGEKEIAAALGVHPFFLKDYMQAARQYGADGAEKAILLLHTYNLRSIGINDSGVEDGELMKEMMYKIMN, from the coding sequence ATGGACTACCAGGATATTATCAAAGATTGGAAGCAAAAGAAATTCCGGCCCCTGTACTGGCTGGAGGGAGAGGAGGATTTTTTTATTGATCAGGTGAGCAGTTATGCGGAGCATCATTTGCTGGACGAGGCCGAAAAGGGATTTAATCTTACTATTCTGTATGGTAAGGATGCTGACTGGAGCACTGTGATAAATGCCTGCCGCCGTTATCCGATGTTTGCCGAAAGGCAGGTGGTGGTATTAAAAGAAGCGCAGGCGATGCGGGATATTTTAAAGCTGGAAGCCTATATTGAAAACCCTTTAAGCTCTACGGTGTTTGTAGTAGCCTATAAACAGGGAAAGGTGGATGGCCGCAGCAAACTGGCTAAGTTGATTAAGGAAAAAGGGGTGATGCTGTCTACCAAGAAAATGTATGACAATCAGCTGCCTGCCTGGGTGGAAAGTTATGTGAGCAGCAAGGGGCTGGCCATTACACAGAAAGGGTGCATTTTGCTGGTAGATCATATCGGCAATGATTTGTCAAGAATAGCCAATGAAATAGATAAGGTGCTGGTAAACCTGCCGGAGAAGAAAAAGATAGATGAAAGCGATATTGAAAAGTATGTAGGCATCAGCAAGGAATACAATGTTTTTGAATTGCAGAACGCTACGGGCCAGAAGGATTTTGCAAAAGTGATCCGTATCATTCAATATTTTTCTGCTAACCCCAAGGCGGCGCCTATACAGATGGTGATCCCTGCATTGTATAATTTCTTCAGTAAAATAAACCTGATCTTCGGTGTAAAAGGGGGGGAGAAGGAAATTGCTGCCGCCCTGGGAGTACATCCTTTTTTTCTGAAGGATTACATGCAGGCTGCCAGGCAGTATGGCGCTGATGGGGCTGAAAAAGCCATTTTACTCCTGCATACCTATAACCTGCGTAGCATTGGTATCAATGATAGCGGCGTGGAAGATGGGGAACTGATGAAGGAAATGATGTATAAAATCATGAACTAA